AGCGCTGTCAAAACGCCCAAGACACCAACGATCTGTAACGGCAGCGTCGAGAAGCCCGTCATCAGATTGACCGTTAGCCGCAACAGCGAGATGAAGTTGTACCTGGACCTGCCGAACTTTCGCTCGCGATGCTGAACCTTGATCTCGCACACCTTCCCGCCAGTCCAGCTGATCAGCCCGCTGACGTGCCGATGCCGCTCCGTGAAGCGAGACATCCTCTCAACCACGCCACGCCGCATCGCCAGCATTGAGCACCCGTAGTCGTGCAGCTTGACGCCTGTGGCCCTGCAAGTGAGCCAATTAACGAACCTGGACGGGATAGTCCGCCAGACCGGGTCCTTCCGGCCCTGACGCCAGCAGCGAGCGACATCGTATCCCGCCTCGATCTTTTTCAAAAGCTTCGGGATGTCCGCCGGATCGTTCTGCAGGTCCGCATCCAAGAGCACCACTACCTGGCCCCGGGTGTGGTCCATACCGCACGTTGACGCCGAATGGTGCCCGAAGTTCCGCGATAGCCTGATAAGCGTTACGCAATCGTCCTTCGCACAGATGTCCAGTGCCCGCTCGGCCGTTGAATCAGTGCTGCCATCATCAATGAAGACCATCTCGTAAGGTTTTCGCACCACCTCCAACGCCGACTTCAGCTCCTCGTAAAGCTCGGGGAGCGAACTCTCCTCGTTGAACATCGGCACGACCGCCGAGACATACACCTCACCATCACTCGCCATCACCGTTAAATCCCCTTGCCTCTGCCATTCACCAGAAAGGTCTTCATAGGCCGAATCCTATGGCACGCGGCCTGCTGTGTCAATCACCGCCTTGCGGATTGCGGATTGCGGATTGACTGCCAACTGCCAACTGCCAACGGATATGCCGTAGGGGCGGCTCACGAGCCGCCCTTATCACGACAGCGAGAAAACCTTGACAGGCGGCGGGGGGCAGGCTACAATACACTGTTGTTGTGAAAGATACGATTTGAGTTTTACCTTTTTGTGTTAATCAGATAGAGTAGGAGGGATGCAGAATGGGAATTATTTATGCCAATGACACAATCATCGTAACAGGAGGCAGGCAGGACGACCCATACACGATGGCGGACCTCGACGCGGACGGAACAGTCGGCACTTACATCACGCCCGGCAGTTACGGCAACAAGGAATATGCCGTCAGCAAGGACCTGGTCATCGGCTCGACGGACGCGGACACGTTCTTTGACCTCTCAGGCAGCATCATCAAGATGGACGCCGGCGTCACGTTGACGGTCTATACGACGGCCCTTCGCGGCGGCAACATGGGTCCGACCTGGGGAGCCCAGTTTGCCAGAACTCCTTTGACTGCCGAGGACCTCGTGAAATCCCGGATTGAGGGTGTTCGAAAGCTCTATATCAGGGAAGAGTATGTCCTGGACAATGTGACTGGAAGGTGGTCATCTCCCCCTTCATACAGGAAGCCACAGATTGTCGCGGAGGTACAGAACGGAGATGTTGCTTAGTATGTTGCTTAGTATATCGCTGTGTACTCATCACTTCCAATCCGGCCGTCCGGATTTGGGCCGCTGGGATTATGGGCTTGGGGATGCCCACACAATGAGGGGAGCATCAGGTGGCTATTCGTTATTGAATGAGACGCATGAGGAGTGTGAAGATGGTGAAGAAAGAGGAGTCTAAGACTATTCGGGTTGTGTGCCGAGAAGAGGGAACGGATAATGAATTCATTCTTACTTTCCGTGTGCTCGAAGGTGCATGGGTGATCGACCAGATCATCGACGGTTACGATAGTTGCTGTAAAAGAGGGCAGCGATGTCCGAGCGAGTGAGGATAGGGCTTCCCAGACGCGATTCCTTGGACAGGTCGTGGGGGTTGGTTCCACGTGTCTCTGGGGAAACTCATCCAGCTTTCAAAACAGCGGCCAAACCTTGGTTCGCAATACATCTTCTGGTAGACACTGGTTGTTTTTATAGTTGAGGTGGATATGCTTGTGCGAGACATCGAAGCAATAGTGAAAGAGTACTTCTCGGCTTACTTGTGTTTTGACGTAAGTAAGGCGCCAGAGGGCAAGGTGGTCTTGGCCTCATGCGCTCGGAGGGCTGCCCCTGAAAAAGGGTGGGGTATGGCTTTCACCGTATGGGTGCATGTTTTTGACAACCGGGCTGTGGTTTCTTGTAGGCCAGACCTAATGGGTCAGCTGAGGGTGGCTATGAAGGCATTCAAGAGCCCTGGTGACCTGCTCAAGCCTCCTTTCAGTCGGGTATTGTCTGAGCTCTTTGGCGAGGCATATGCCCTTAGAACCAAGTGCATCTTGTACTGTAAACCTGAGCATGTGAAGGTTTTCGATGTACAGGGGTGCCGAGCGGTTCAGCTTAATGACATGGAAGCGTTCGTCACAATGACAGTTGAGCGCTATCCAGGGGCCGATTCACCCTGTCTGAGGACGGACATTACTCGAAACATCAAAGACGGCATAGCGTACGGGGTATTCAAAGAATCTAAGCTTGTTAGCGTTTGTGATGCTCCAGCGATTGCGCATATGCAAGATGAGGTTGAGGAGTTGGGGTTTGAAACACTGCCGAGATACACCGGTAGAGGCTTCGGAAAGGCAGTGGTTTCCCACGCAACCGCCAGGGTGCTACAGTTAGGTCGCGTTCCAATCTGCCGAACCAGCCCAAGTAATTCGGGTGCGCTCAGGATTCTCGAGGCGGTCGGATACACTGTTCACGCACACAAGATAGCGGTCACTCAGCGTGCGTCCCAATAGCGCAAAACCTCCATGGCAGGATAGTCAGCGGCTGCACAATTGTCGTCCGAGTCATCTAGGCTCGCCGGCGCCTTTGAGCCCCGTCGATGCCCTCTGGCCCGTCGTCATACAGGTGGTTGGCGGTTGACAGTTGACCGCAAGCACGCACCGCGAGACACAGAGAAATGCGACTGACACACCGAACTCATCCAAATGCAAGGTTCTTAGTGAAACGCTCCTCAAACTCCGCTCGTCCCGCGAGATTGACGTATCTTATCCTCTCTTGAAGCTCACGCATCTCATCGAGCCTGCGCCTCGACAGAAGAGCGAGCATTGCCCCCGCCAGAGCCGTGTTGCCCAATGACTCCTTCTCGGCGTGCTCAAACGTCGGTATAAGCCCGATCGCCTCCGCAGACCCGGTGTCGATTAGGCTGCCAAACGCCCCGCCGAGAACGACTTTTTTTACGGAAGCCGCCTCAACTTGCGACTCATTAAGCAGAAACTCGATGCAGGTGCGGATTGCGCCTTTGGCGCCACAATACAAATCTGATTCTTTAGCGACAAAAGGCTCACCTGAACGATATATAATGGCCTCTGCCGGAACACACAACATGTTGCGGCAGGAATAGGGCTCTAGTCGCGATTGGCGCTCCGGAAATCTTGATGAAGCACGTCATTCTTGCCTTTCGAAGCAACCCGGGCAACTGTCCGATTGAGCCGCCATTTGCCGCGCGGCGCGCTTTCTCGGACAGGGCTAGCCAAGGGGCCAGTCTGTGGACAACTCGCCAGCTACGGCGTGTGGATGCTGAAGGCGTAAGTGGAGGGCCCGGCGAGGTAAGTGAGCGTGCTCGGCTCGGTGAGCGCGGCCGCGAACAGGTAGTCGCCGTCCATACCGACCGGGAGCAGGGTCTCAAAGGCCGTAACGACGCCGGACTTGAAACCCTCAACCAGCGTGACGTCCGAGAACCACGCGTAGAGGCCCACGGCGAAACTGCCGCCAGTGAAGGTCATTATCGCACCGTTCGGCAAGACGATAGCCGAATAGACATCGACTGCGACCTCAGGTCCAGGGTTATCGACCTCAAGTTGAGCGATGAGAGTATCGCCCGGCGCGAATCTCCCGTCGTTCAGATAGCAATAGATGGCAAGTTCGCCGGCCACATCGGTCGGGTAGTGATAGCCAAGATCGACCATCCAGCTGTCGGGCACGCCGTCGGTTTGCGTCGTGAGGCAGTCGAGCTCGCAGTTTATGGCAGAGTCGTTCCCGGCGTCGATACACGGGCTGTCCTCGCTCTGCCCCGCCGCGACGCAGGAGAGGTAATAATCCCCCTCTGGTCCGAAGACGAAAAGCGGATAGTCCGCGATGTTCCCATCCCCCGGATAGCCGCCATAAACGCAGCAGTTGCTGACTGAGGCCGAGCCGCCAGTATCCAAGTCGATCTCTCGCCCATTTGCCCAGAGTATCGAGTTCTCAAGCGTCACCTCAGAGTCGCCTAAGCACCAAATCGCGCCGCCAGACATGCCGGCGGAGTTGAAGCCAAACGTGCAATTGCTGATGAACGGCTGCGCCTCGTTATCGACATACATTCCGCCGCCGGTGTTCAAGGCCACATTCAGGGC
This is a stretch of genomic DNA from bacterium. It encodes these proteins:
- a CDS encoding glycosyltransferase, giving the protein MASDGEVYVSAVVPMFNEESSLPELYEELKSALEVVRKPYEMVFIDDGSTDSTAERALDICAKDDCVTLIRLSRNFGHHSASTCGMDHTRGQVVVLLDADLQNDPADIPKLLKKIEAGYDVARCWRQGRKDPVWRTIPSRFVNWLTCRATGVKLHDYGCSMLAMRRGVVERMSRFTERHRHVSGLISWTGGKVCEIKVQHRERKFGRSRYNFISLLRLTVNLMTGFSTLPLQIVGVLGVLTALLGFIGAIYLVVKRYVYGVDLSGVVIATAVIFVFVGINFLALGIMGEYIGRIFSEVQARPYYIVESVFSRKGATGEREQ
- a CDS encoding ASKHA domain-containing protein — protein: MYCGAKGAIRTCIEFLLNESQVEAASVKKVVLGGAFGSLIDTGSAEAIGLIPTFEHAEKESLGNTALAGAMLALLSRRRLDEMRELQERIRYVNLAGRAEFEERFTKNLAFG
- a CDS encoding GNAT family N-acetyltransferase is translated as MRDIEAIVKEYFSAYLCFDVSKAPEGKVVLASCARRAAPEKGWGMAFTVWVHVFDNRAVVSCRPDLMGQLRVAMKAFKSPGDLLKPPFSRVLSELFGEAYALRTKCILYCKPEHVKVFDVQGCRAVQLNDMEAFVTMTVERYPGADSPCLRTDITRNIKDGIAYGVFKESKLVSVCDAPAIAHMQDEVEELGFETLPRYTGRGFGKAVVSHATARVLQLGRVPICRTSPSNSGALRILEAVGYTVHAHKIAVTQRASQ
- a CDS encoding right-handed parallel beta-helix repeat-containing protein; amino-acid sequence: VMQNCTVTENSAWMGGGIHSDASADVWLEGCLIRENSSIPDADGYSYGGGIGIFRSSPTLIHCTIESNSAVLGAGLVCDDSSSRIAWCDFLENSCIPDSSGGSWGGGIWLNGASPLIEDCTFTLNFASRGGGIQTDNSYFDIKRCEFTNNDADSGAGVHSWGGSGNIVSCEFIDNSASWGGGISTNDCLPTVKNCLFALNVALNTGGGMYVDNEAQPFISNCTFGFNSAGMSGGAIWCLGDSEVTLENSILWANGREIDLDTGGSASVSNCCVYGGYPGDGNIADYPLFVFGPEGDYYLSCVAAGQSEDSPCIDAGNDSAINCELDCLTTQTDGVPDSWMVDLGYHYPTDVAGELAIYCYLNDGRFAPGDTLIAQLEVDNPGPEVAVDVYSAIVLPNGAIMTFTGGSFAVGLYAWFSDVTLVEGFKSGVVTAFETLLPVGMDGDYLFAAALTEPSTLTYLAGPSTYAFSIHTP